From one Microlunatus sp. Gsoil 973 genomic stretch:
- a CDS encoding PKD domain-containing protein, with product MTLLAVVGLAVTGLSAVVPAQATAPGHTAIVSAVPSSNTPAVNNGEVDAIVQVGNTVVVGGTFTSVTPPGGSAQTKNYIFAFNVTSGALVSSFSPTLNGRVNELIAGPTSNTVYVGGAFTQVNGAAASHITLLDVTTGAVSGGFKAASTNGLVNTLVYNDGRLFVGGNFTTAGGVAHAGLASLNGTTGALDPYVNDQVSGHHNDSGSGAQGAVGVRDMDINADGTRLVAIGNFKKVDGQARDQLVMLTLGGSSSSVTASWNTNGYQPYCFNWAFDTYVRGVSFSPDGSYFVVAATGGYVANTLCDAAARFETSATGTNIQPTWVDYTGGDTVWGVTVTETAVYVGGHQRWMNNSLASDKAGPGAVPRPGLAALDINTGVPLKWNPGRNPRGAAVYALYPTPQGLWMGSDTEYVGAHYAYKRPRIAFFPLAGGSPEASDAIANLPGTAYVAGRTGQNGNVLYRVNAAGPTLGAVDAGPDWVGDDSSSSPYHNTGSNIATYASGATSDNSVPSSTPNAVFDSERWSPSDNPAMEWEFPVTAGTPIQVRLYFANRCTCTSGIGQRVFDVSIDGTRVLDHYDIVKDAGDQRGTMKSYNLTSDGAVDIDFRHEVENPLINAIEIVRTDQAPPSNSDDSITAIPMSSAGAGAGVQVPSSGISWGSMRGAFLAGGKLYYGLTDNTFNSRTYSNGNFGSQNGIDPYHDPDWDGVSTGSGNTYDGVPSNYYSEIPNVTGAAYANGRLYYHVTGQSALYWRWFNTDSGIVGSDRFTVSGNVNFNNTMGMFVTGGTLYYVTKSDGNLNAVGLSGSATSGTPAVVDGPGSGGNDWRSRVLFLSGASAPANKAPTASFTVQCVELNCTFDASGSTDPDGTVAGYSWTFGDGSNGTGQVATHSYSSGGSYSVKLTVKDDLGATGQTTKTASPTDPVPPSHKITFEDSSSKYSNTASPTVTLPSGVQAGDLMVMTAALNSVTAATTPSGWKLVDQASTTGTATYVWTRVATSADAGANRTVSLAASTKSVLSVVAYSGVDADQPIDGYATGTDSGTDSHTSPTLTTPTTDTILTIWTDKSPNTAAWTPPASVTQREVVYSTGTGRVSTLVADSAAPSDGHAGGLTASTDVTSTRAISWTIALKPA from the coding sequence GTGACGCTTCTGGCCGTGGTCGGGCTTGCCGTGACCGGGCTCTCTGCAGTTGTGCCGGCGCAGGCAACTGCGCCGGGACACACGGCGATCGTCTCGGCCGTGCCGTCGTCGAACACACCTGCAGTGAACAACGGCGAAGTCGACGCGATCGTCCAGGTCGGTAACACGGTCGTCGTCGGCGGAACGTTCACATCGGTGACACCGCCCGGCGGCTCGGCGCAGACGAAGAACTACATCTTCGCCTTCAACGTCACCAGCGGCGCACTCGTCTCCTCGTTCTCACCCACGCTGAACGGCCGGGTCAACGAGTTGATCGCTGGCCCGACGTCCAACACGGTCTACGTGGGCGGCGCCTTCACCCAGGTCAACGGGGCGGCCGCCAGCCACATCACTTTGCTCGACGTCACCACCGGAGCGGTGTCCGGCGGATTCAAGGCGGCCTCGACCAACGGCCTGGTGAACACGCTGGTCTACAACGACGGGCGGCTGTTCGTCGGTGGCAACTTCACGACTGCGGGTGGTGTCGCCCATGCAGGTCTGGCGAGCCTCAACGGCACCACAGGTGCGCTCGACCCCTACGTGAACGACCAGGTCTCCGGGCATCACAACGACTCCGGCTCGGGCGCTCAAGGCGCCGTCGGCGTGCGAGACATGGACATCAACGCCGACGGAACCAGGCTCGTCGCCATCGGGAACTTCAAGAAGGTCGACGGCCAAGCCCGTGATCAACTGGTCATGCTGACCCTCGGCGGTTCGTCATCGAGCGTCACGGCCAGCTGGAACACCAACGGCTATCAGCCCTACTGCTTCAACTGGGCCTTCGACACGTATGTGCGCGGCGTCAGCTTCTCGCCCGACGGCTCCTACTTCGTCGTTGCCGCGACCGGTGGCTACGTCGCGAACACCCTGTGTGATGCGGCAGCCCGTTTCGAGACCAGCGCGACCGGAACCAACATCCAACCCACCTGGGTGGACTACACCGGCGGTGACACCGTCTGGGGCGTGACTGTCACCGAGACCGCGGTCTACGTCGGTGGGCACCAACGCTGGATGAACAACAGCCTTGCCAGTGACAAGGCCGGCCCCGGCGCAGTGCCGCGTCCCGGACTGGCTGCGCTCGACATCAACACCGGCGTGCCGTTGAAATGGAACCCGGGCCGCAATCCTCGCGGGGCGGCGGTGTATGCGCTCTACCCAACGCCGCAAGGGCTGTGGATGGGAAGTGACACGGAGTACGTCGGCGCCCACTATGCGTACAAACGCCCGCGAATCGCCTTCTTCCCGCTTGCCGGCGGGAGCCCTGAGGCATCGGATGCGATCGCCAATCTCCCAGGAACGGCCTACGTCGCGGGACGTACCGGTCAAAACGGAAACGTCCTGTACCGCGTGAACGCGGCGGGTCCGACCCTCGGTGCGGTCGATGCCGGACCCGACTGGGTCGGCGACGACAGCAGCTCCAGCCCGTACCACAACACAGGCAGCAATATCGCCACCTATGCCAGTGGTGCCACTTCCGACAACAGCGTTCCGTCGAGCACGCCGAACGCCGTCTTCGACAGCGAGAGATGGTCGCCGTCGGACAATCCGGCGATGGAGTGGGAGTTCCCGGTGACAGCCGGCACGCCGATCCAGGTACGGCTGTACTTCGCCAACCGCTGCACCTGCACCAGCGGCATCGGCCAACGCGTGTTCGACGTGTCGATCGACGGGACCAGGGTTCTTGATCACTACGACATCGTGAAGGACGCCGGTGATCAGCGGGGCACGATGAAGAGCTACAACCTGACAAGCGACGGCGCGGTCGACATCGACTTCCGCCACGAGGTTGAGAATCCGTTGATCAACGCCATCGAGATCGTGCGGACCGACCAGGCTCCGCCGTCCAACAGCGACGACTCCATCACGGCCATCCCGATGAGCTCGGCCGGAGCTGGAGCCGGTGTCCAGGTTCCGTCGTCGGGCATCTCCTGGGGAAGTATGAGAGGTGCGTTCCTGGCCGGCGGCAAGCTGTACTACGGACTGACCGACAACACCTTCAACTCTCGGACCTACAGCAACGGGAACTTCGGCTCGCAGAATGGCATCGACCCATACCACGATCCCGATTGGGACGGCGTCAGCACCGGGAGCGGCAACACCTATGACGGCGTGCCCAGCAACTACTACAGCGAGATTCCCAACGTCACCGGCGCTGCGTACGCCAACGGTCGCCTCTACTACCACGTAACCGGCCAGTCGGCGCTGTACTGGCGGTGGTTCAACACCGACAGCGGAATCGTCGGGTCCGACCGGTTCACCGTGTCCGGCAACGTCAACTTCAACAACACCATGGGTATGTTCGTGACCGGCGGGACTCTCTACTACGTCACCAAGTCCGACGGAAACCTCAACGCTGTTGGCCTGAGCGGAAGTGCGACGTCCGGTACACCGGCGGTTGTCGATGGTCCCGGTTCCGGTGGGAACGACTGGCGGTCCCGCGTCCTGTTCCTTTCGGGCGCCAGCGCACCCGCGAACAAGGCGCCCACCGCAAGTTTCACCGTTCAATGTGTCGAACTGAACTGCACCTTCGATGCGTCGGGCTCCACCGACCCTGATGGCACAGTGGCCGGCTACAGCTGGACGTTCGGCGACGGCTCGAACGGCACTGGGCAGGTGGCAACCCATTCCTACAGCAGCGGCGGTTCCTACAGCGTCAAGCTGACGGTGAAAGATGATCTTGGCGCGACCGGTCAGACGACCAAGACCGCGTCACCGACCGATCCGGTTCCGCCGAGCCACAAGATCACGTTCGAGGACAGCAGCAGCAAGTACTCCAACACCGCCTCGCCGACGGTCACGCTGCCTTCGGGAGTCCAGGCAGGTGATCTCATGGTGATGACTGCGGCCCTGAACTCAGTGACCGCGGCAACGACGCCGAGCGGATGGAAACTCGTGGACCAGGCCAGCACAACCGGCACCGCGACCTACGTCTGGACCCGGGTCGCCACCAGTGCTGACGCTGGCGCCAACCGGACGGTTTCGTTGGCCGCGTCCACCAAGTCAGTGCTCAGCGTCGTCGCCTACAGCGGCGTCGACGCTGACCAGCCGATCGACGGGTACGCAACGGGTACGGACTCCGGCACCGACTCGCACACGTCGCCGACGCTGACCACACCAACTACTGACACGATCCTGACCATCTGGACCGACAAGTCGCCGAACACGGCAGCATGGACGCCGCCGGCGTCGGTGACACAACGTGAGGTTGTCTACTCGACGGGAACCGGCAGGGTTTCGACTCTGGTCGCCGATTCGGCGGCTCCGTCCGACGGACATGCCGGCGGTCTGACGGCGAGCACCGACGTCACGAGCACCCGCGCCATCAGCTGGACCATCGCGCTCAAGCCGGCCTGA
- a CDS encoding glycosyltransferase family 2 protein: protein MHTVSGNPSRFKSGDIAVRRDDAWREQMPRRQRILVGAVTAPIQAMYGYFRRLPDPPPQPAAEPPQPDVWPTVTAVVPTHNRPALMRRAVASIVGQDYPGPIETVVVYDKAEPDPSMISDDPHRPVRVVSNIRAPGLAGARNTGILESEADLVAFCDDDDHWEPNKLRRQVQVLQSRPDAEFSTTAMVIDYEDRSIVRLAHRGAVTHRELLRSRMAMLHSSSFVGRRSAFIGGFGLVDETLPQSMAEDWDLLLRAAARHPIAHVDEPLVRVQWGPTSYFADKWQLRNEARLWMLDHHPAIKSDRIASALFYGKLAYGSAMLGRRRDALGWTLRSVRANWREPRGYLAALVALRLISGQWIVDQLNRRGHGI, encoded by the coding sequence ATGCACACCGTCAGCGGCAACCCGTCACGGTTCAAGTCCGGTGACATCGCCGTGCGGCGGGACGATGCCTGGCGCGAGCAGATGCCACGTCGCCAGCGGATCCTGGTCGGTGCCGTCACGGCGCCCATCCAGGCGATGTACGGCTACTTCCGGCGGCTGCCCGACCCGCCCCCGCAACCGGCGGCGGAGCCACCCCAGCCAGATGTCTGGCCCACGGTGACGGCGGTCGTACCCACCCACAATCGTCCCGCGCTGATGCGCCGCGCGGTCGCTTCGATCGTCGGCCAGGATTATCCGGGCCCGATCGAGACGGTCGTCGTCTATGACAAGGCCGAGCCGGATCCGAGCATGATCAGCGACGATCCGCATCGACCCGTGCGGGTTGTGTCGAACATCCGCGCGCCCGGACTTGCGGGCGCCCGCAACACAGGAATCCTCGAGTCGGAAGCTGATCTTGTTGCGTTCTGTGATGACGATGATCATTGGGAGCCGAACAAGCTCCGCCGCCAGGTCCAGGTGCTCCAGTCGCGGCCCGATGCGGAGTTCTCCACAACCGCGATGGTCATCGACTACGAGGACCGATCGATCGTCCGGTTGGCCCATCGGGGCGCCGTGACCCATCGTGAACTGCTCCGGTCACGGATGGCGATGTTGCACTCCTCATCCTTCGTCGGGCGGCGGTCTGCATTCATTGGAGGCTTCGGACTCGTCGATGAGACGTTGCCGCAGAGCATGGCCGAGGACTGGGACCTGCTCCTGCGGGCTGCGGCCAGGCACCCGATCGCGCACGTCGACGAGCCGCTCGTCAGGGTGCAGTGGGGGCCGACGTCGTACTTCGCCGACAAATGGCAACTGCGCAACGAAGCGAGATTGTGGATGCTTGATCATCATCCGGCGATCAAGTCGGATCGAATCGCTTCTGCCTTGTTCTACGGCAAACTCGCATATGGTTCGGCGATGCTGGGACGCCGTCGTGACGCACTCGGCTGGACGTTGAGGTCAGTTCGCGCAAACTGGCGAGAGCCTCGCGGATACCTTGCGGCTCTGGTGGCGTTGCGGCTGATCAGCGGCCAGTGGATCGTTGATCAGTTGAACCGCCGTGGGCACGGGATCTAA
- a CDS encoding sulfotransferase: protein MQTLLDIPDVLYVGGLGRSGSTLLERAIAQLPGVTGAGEVVYLWQRGIANNERCGCGEHFWDCPFWTEVGQIAFGGWHNVDVARVHQLARRVDDVKFVPRMLLGLEGSDFRADLTEYLGYYERLYAAIRQVSGCEVVVDSSKITSLAYVLSHSRSLQLKMVHIVRDARAVAYAWTKVVRRPEITTKTAYMPRYSPQYMAILYDGHHLLLEMLRKRGCRGFACAMRISRRIRRSRCAPSPILSAVPSTRGPFSGTARRH, encoded by the coding sequence ATGCAAACCCTCCTTGACATCCCGGACGTTCTCTACGTCGGCGGGCTGGGCCGCAGCGGGTCCACCCTGCTCGAACGAGCGATCGCTCAGTTGCCCGGGGTCACCGGCGCGGGTGAAGTGGTGTACCTGTGGCAGCGGGGGATCGCGAACAACGAACGATGCGGATGCGGCGAGCACTTCTGGGATTGCCCGTTCTGGACTGAGGTCGGGCAGATCGCGTTCGGCGGTTGGCACAATGTTGACGTCGCACGCGTCCATCAGCTCGCCCGAAGGGTGGACGACGTCAAGTTCGTCCCGCGCATGTTGCTTGGCCTCGAGGGAAGCGATTTCCGCGCCGATCTCACCGAGTACCTGGGCTATTACGAGCGGCTGTACGCGGCGATCCGGCAGGTCTCCGGATGCGAGGTGGTCGTCGATTCCAGCAAGATCACCTCGCTGGCCTACGTGCTCAGTCACAGCAGGTCACTGCAACTCAAAATGGTGCACATCGTCAGGGACGCCCGAGCGGTTGCCTACGCATGGACCAAGGTCGTTCGTCGGCCGGAGATCACCACCAAGACCGCCTACATGCCGCGGTACTCACCGCAGTACATGGCAATACTGTACGACGGCCACCACCTGCTGTTGGAGATGCTCCGTAAGCGGGGGTGCCGGGGATTCGCGTGCGCTATGAGGATTTCACGCAGGATCCGGCGGAGTCGTTGCGCTCCATCGCCGATCTTGTCGGCCGTCCCTTCGACCCGGGGGCCGTTCTCGGGGACGGCCCGACGACACTGA
- a CDS encoding glycoside hydrolase family 26 protein → MIALLSAAVVVSTIAACGLRPRVPSIAPPARGALFGAYVDPPRYTEKERIAAFEQFEGRLGRRLDIYHDYHTWTDPFPSDSDRHFTARGTTLMISWAGTDTRDIVAGRYDTLIRRRAEAVAALGRPVLLRWRWEMNRPNLASQIGSGTEYVAAWRHIHRIFGEADVSNVGWVWCPLTGGAADQNFGAYYPGDAYVDWVCVDGYPRSPRESFGQVFRPFVKWASGVPKPIMIGEFGRTEGPPGSRAEWLDAARDYVESTPQIKAVCYFQSARGVSGNYSVIKESDALRALRGWVTDPYFSP, encoded by the coding sequence GTGATCGCGCTGTTGAGCGCGGCTGTCGTCGTCTCGACGATCGCCGCTTGTGGGCTGAGACCACGCGTCCCGTCCATTGCACCGCCGGCGAGGGGCGCGCTCTTCGGCGCTTATGTGGACCCACCGCGCTACACGGAGAAGGAGCGGATCGCTGCCTTCGAACAGTTCGAGGGTCGGCTCGGGCGCCGGCTGGACATCTACCACGACTATCACACCTGGACCGACCCGTTCCCGTCAGACTCTGATCGGCACTTCACTGCGCGGGGAACGACGCTGATGATCTCATGGGCCGGGACCGACACGCGCGACATCGTCGCCGGTCGGTACGACACACTGATCCGGCGGAGGGCCGAGGCTGTCGCCGCACTCGGGCGGCCCGTGTTGCTCCGTTGGCGCTGGGAGATGAACCGGCCCAATCTCGCGTCACAGATTGGTTCCGGAACCGAATATGTCGCCGCCTGGCGCCACATCCACCGCATCTTCGGCGAGGCCGACGTAAGCAACGTCGGTTGGGTGTGGTGCCCGCTCACCGGGGGCGCTGCCGATCAGAACTTCGGGGCCTATTACCCCGGAGATGCCTATGTCGATTGGGTTTGCGTCGACGGCTATCCGCGGAGCCCTCGCGAATCGTTCGGACAGGTCTTTCGTCCCTTTGTGAAGTGGGCATCCGGAGTGCCGAAACCGATCATGATCGGTGAGTTCGGTCGAACCGAAGGACCGCCCGGATCCCGGGCGGAATGGCTGGATGCGGCCCGCGACTACGTCGAGTCCACACCACAGATCAAGGCGGTCTGCTACTTCCAGTCCGCGAGGGGCGTGTCCGGCAACTATTCGGTGATCAAGGAATCTGATGCGCTGAGGGCGCTGCGAGGCTGGGTGACAGATCCGTACTTCAGTCCCTAA
- a CDS encoding polysaccharide biosynthesis C-terminal domain-containing protein, translating to MAQVDSLDRADIGGLARRGLFSLGGAAISAIASLLVIVVVTRGSGKTEAGNLFSATSLFVIAESLCALGTATGLVYYIARVRALDRGDGVRGLLRTALPPVIAVSVTVAVLMELLAPSVAGMISDGSDDTLVIFIRVLAPFLPCAVLFDVLIAGTQGFHTMTPTVLLEKIGRPTLQVALLLVAMLVGENWLMALGWVAPYAIGLVVVTGAIARLVRKEKHEPVTLRVVPPSEFWRYTGPRGIAAVAQLTLQRLDIVLVAAYLGPRDAAIYTAATRFVVLGQLGSQAVSLAVQPKFSELLAKHDLASTLRVYRTSTAWVMAVTWPIHLLVGILAPIILLLFGSGYDEGRWVVMVLAGAMLVATGCGMVTMLLVMAGRTTANLINVLVALGANLSLNLILIPRWGIVGAAVAWAVSILLSNILPLVQIRRSLGLDPFGRSSAAVALLAFAAFGAVPSIGWLLGGSPALVIGLCVVGVLLYGAGIWRLRRVLDLDSLITPVLRRLR from the coding sequence TTGGCACAGGTAGACAGCCTCGACCGCGCAGACATCGGCGGTCTCGCCCGACGGGGGCTGTTCAGCCTCGGCGGCGCCGCAATCAGCGCGATCGCGAGCCTTTTGGTGATCGTTGTCGTCACGCGGGGCTCAGGCAAGACGGAAGCGGGCAACCTGTTCTCCGCGACCTCGTTGTTCGTCATCGCCGAAAGCCTGTGCGCCTTGGGCACCGCAACCGGGCTTGTCTACTACATAGCTCGAGTGCGTGCACTCGACCGTGGGGACGGTGTCCGCGGTCTCCTTCGAACGGCACTTCCACCGGTCATAGCGGTGTCGGTGACTGTCGCCGTTCTGATGGAGTTGCTGGCTCCCAGCGTCGCCGGAATGATCTCCGACGGGTCGGATGACACTCTGGTGATCTTCATCCGCGTGCTGGCACCGTTCCTTCCTTGTGCGGTCTTGTTCGACGTCCTGATCGCCGGGACGCAAGGGTTCCACACGATGACGCCGACAGTGCTGCTGGAGAAGATCGGCCGGCCGACCCTCCAGGTCGCGCTGCTGTTGGTCGCGATGCTGGTCGGAGAGAACTGGCTGATGGCGCTGGGCTGGGTGGCGCCGTACGCCATCGGTCTGGTCGTGGTCACCGGAGCGATTGCCAGACTTGTCCGCAAGGAGAAGCACGAACCGGTGACGTTGCGGGTTGTCCCGCCGTCGGAGTTCTGGCGATACACGGGCCCCAGAGGCATCGCCGCGGTCGCGCAGTTGACCTTGCAGCGTTTGGACATCGTCCTCGTCGCCGCCTACTTGGGTCCGCGTGACGCAGCGATCTACACGGCGGCGACCCGGTTCGTCGTCCTGGGTCAGCTGGGTAGCCAGGCCGTCTCCCTGGCCGTCCAGCCGAAGTTCTCCGAACTTCTCGCCAAACATGATCTCGCCAGCACCTTGCGGGTCTACCGGACGTCTACCGCCTGGGTGATGGCCGTCACCTGGCCGATCCACCTGCTGGTCGGCATCTTGGCGCCGATCATCCTGTTGCTGTTCGGCAGTGGATACGACGAGGGCCGCTGGGTGGTCATGGTCCTCGCCGGCGCCATGTTGGTCGCCACCGGGTGCGGGATGGTCACCATGCTCCTGGTCATGGCGGGGAGGACGACTGCCAACTTGATCAACGTGCTGGTCGCCCTCGGTGCGAACCTCTCGCTCAATCTGATCTTGATACCGCGTTGGGGAATCGTCGGCGCAGCCGTGGCCTGGGCAGTCTCGATCCTCTTGAGCAACATCCTCCCGCTGGTGCAGATCCGCCGGTCGCTCGGCCTCGATCCGTTCGGGCGGTCCAGTGCAGCGGTGGCGCTGCTCGCGTTCGCCGCGTTCGGGGCGGTGCCGTCGATCGGTTGGCTGCTGGGTGGCTCGCCGGCCCTGGTGATCGGCCTGTGTGTGGTCGGGGTCCTGCTCTACGGCGCGGGGATCTGGCGGCTGCGTCGAGTCCTCGATCTCGACTCGCTGATCACCCCCGTCTTGCGCCGACTGAGATGA
- a CDS encoding sulfotransferase domain-containing protein — translation MAEHGATAQLVHRYARQATSFVGQLTWSSRMTPQFLIVGAQRCGTTALYKTLVEHPAVLGAGLHKGVHYFDTDYGKSLEWYLGHFPRLASARRVEQRLGVQPITGEASPYYMFHPLAGERIAKDLPNVKLIAVLRDPVERAYSAFTHEKARGFETETFERALELEASRLAGEEDRLRSDPTYISLPHQHNAYLARGRYVEQLQRLEKLVGQDRLLVLDFDDMVTDPGQSLARVLDFLGLPTWDREELPQRNARPRTELPGDTRARLEDYFADPDRELAAWWGRTPSWHR, via the coding sequence ATGGCTGAACATGGGGCGACGGCACAGCTCGTCCACCGCTATGCACGGCAGGCAACATCATTCGTCGGTCAGCTGACCTGGAGTTCGCGGATGACACCGCAGTTCCTGATCGTCGGCGCGCAGCGATGCGGAACCACGGCCTTGTACAAGACCTTGGTCGAGCATCCGGCCGTCCTGGGTGCCGGGTTGCACAAGGGAGTGCACTACTTCGACACTGATTACGGGAAAAGCCTGGAGTGGTACTTGGGCCACTTCCCCAGGCTGGCCAGCGCCAGACGCGTCGAGCAGCGGCTGGGTGTTCAGCCGATCACCGGTGAGGCAAGTCCCTACTACATGTTCCATCCGCTCGCCGGAGAGCGCATCGCCAAGGATCTGCCCAACGTGAAACTGATCGCGGTGTTACGGGACCCTGTGGAGCGGGCGTACTCGGCCTTCACGCACGAGAAGGCACGTGGCTTCGAAACCGAGACGTTCGAGCGTGCTCTGGAGCTGGAGGCGAGCCGGCTGGCGGGCGAGGAGGATCGGTTGCGCAGCGATCCGACGTACATCAGTCTCCCCCATCAGCACAACGCGTACCTGGCGCGGGGTCGCTACGTCGAACAGCTTCAGCGCCTGGAGAAGCTGGTTGGTCAGGACCGTCTTCTCGTTCTGGATTTCGATGACATGGTGACCGACCCGGGGCAGTCATTGGCTCGCGTGCTGGACTTCCTCGGGTTGCCGACCTGGGACCGGGAAGAACTGCCCCAGCGCAACGCTCGTCCGCGGACGGAGTTGCCGGGGGACACTCGTGCCCGCCTTGAAGATTACTTCGCCGATCCGGACCGGGAGCTCGCGGCGTGGTGGGGTAGGACCCCGAGTTGGCACAGGTAG
- a CDS encoding O-antigen ligase, with amino-acid sequence MILRPGWPLQWLLVGFPVFWAMGLASFATMIMAVPMAVELLRRRPLRLPRGFGFWLLFLLWSFAGVLMLGVNPAGTVPGSARSRILAYAMREAGYVAITVVMLYIGNLSNAEVSQSKIVKWLGALFVTTALGGVVGMIAPNFQFTSPFELILPGSIRYDDYVQHLVHPAVAQVQDVISDATPRPAAPFTYTNVWGFHLTILGVWFFVSWLLKASPGRRVIGVMIMLTGMVTLIYSLNRAAWLGAAVALICVCVRLAVRGRLVLLGSIALAGVLAAGVFYASPLKGVVDARLENGKSNDIRSFTTERAFELSAQSPVIGFGSTRRAYGSASSIAVGQSSDCPQCGNASIGMNGYFYLLLVSTGYVGAALFFGLGAVQVWRARKLHSPTATAAGVVLIMTAFYGFFYDASTWLVVPFVTIGLLWRESELLARRSHPDDPQRPETGYRNA; translated from the coding sequence GTGATCTTGAGACCCGGCTGGCCGCTGCAGTGGTTGCTCGTCGGCTTCCCGGTCTTCTGGGCAATGGGCCTTGCTTCCTTCGCAACGATGATCATGGCAGTGCCGATGGCCGTGGAGCTGTTACGCCGCAGACCGCTGCGGCTGCCTCGTGGCTTCGGATTCTGGTTGCTCTTTCTTCTCTGGTCGTTCGCCGGGGTTCTGATGCTGGGTGTCAATCCCGCAGGTACCGTCCCGGGTTCGGCGCGAAGCCGGATCCTCGCGTACGCAATGCGGGAAGCGGGGTACGTCGCGATCACCGTTGTGATGCTCTACATCGGGAATCTGTCCAATGCGGAGGTGAGCCAGTCCAAGATCGTCAAATGGCTCGGAGCACTCTTCGTCACGACGGCGCTCGGTGGCGTCGTCGGAATGATTGCACCCAACTTCCAGTTCACCTCGCCGTTCGAACTCATCCTGCCCGGCTCGATCCGGTACGACGACTACGTCCAACACCTCGTCCATCCGGCAGTCGCTCAGGTGCAAGACGTCATCAGCGACGCGACGCCACGGCCGGCGGCTCCGTTCACCTACACGAATGTCTGGGGATTCCACCTGACGATCCTCGGGGTCTGGTTCTTCGTCAGCTGGTTGCTGAAGGCCTCACCCGGTCGCCGGGTGATCGGCGTGATGATCATGCTCACCGGCATGGTCACCCTCATCTACTCGCTCAATCGCGCCGCCTGGTTGGGCGCGGCAGTCGCCCTGATCTGCGTCTGCGTACGACTCGCCGTCCGGGGACGGCTGGTGCTGCTGGGCTCCATCGCCCTCGCCGGCGTCCTCGCCGCCGGGGTCTTCTACGCGTCGCCGTTGAAGGGTGTTGTCGATGCGCGATTGGAGAACGGTAAGAGCAATGACATCCGATCCTTCACCACCGAGCGCGCATTCGAGCTTTCTGCACAGTCGCCGGTGATCGGTTTCGGATCGACGCGGCGCGCCTACGGCTCAGCGTCGTCGATCGCCGTCGGACAGTCGTCGGACTGCCCTCAATGCGGCAACGCGAGCATCGGAATGAACGGCTACTTCTATCTTCTTCTGGTGTCGACCGGATATGTCGGTGCCGCGCTCTTCTTCGGGCTGGGTGCTGTGCAGGTCTGGCGGGCCCGAAAACTCCACAGTCCGACCGCCACCGCGGCAGGCGTCGTGCTCATCATGACCGCGTTCTACGGCTTCTTCTACGACGCATCGACCTGGCTGGTTGTCCCCTTCGTGACGATCGGACTTCTCTGGAGGGAGTCGGAACTCTTGGCCCGCAGATCGCACCCTGATGACCCACAACGTCCCGAGACGGGGTATAGGAATGCCTGA